Proteins co-encoded in one Girardinichthys multiradiatus isolate DD_20200921_A chromosome 11, DD_fGirMul_XY1, whole genome shotgun sequence genomic window:
- the rom1a gene encoding rod outer segment membrane protein 1a: MVVMKMKFPFQKRVKLAQGLWLLSWCATVAGATTFTLGCLLKTELRRRAEVMDNTDIHIVPNTLMIVGLASLGINYFASKICQDALDAGRFPRWKNFLKPYFAVSCFFTVLMLLAVIMSYAMKGSLESSLKLGLRNGIRFYKDTDTPGRCFQKQNIDRLQMEFQCCGNNDFRDWFEVQWISNRYLDFSSKEVKDRIKSNVDGRYLVDGVPFSCCNPRSPRPCIQYRLTNNSAHYNYDYQTEELNIYLRGCREALVNYYMGLMNTIGAGVLSVFLLQASVLVSLRFLQTAMEAVAGKENTEIETEGYLLENGVKETMMEYLNPVLTFLLLKNQVQEGEETTPGPAST, translated from the exons ATGGTGGTCATGAAGATGAAGTTCCCCTTCCAAAAACGAGTGAAGCTGGCCCAGGGACTGTGGCTCCTCTCCTGGTGTGCCACGGTCGCCGGGGCCACGACCTTCACCCTGGGGTGCCTCCTAAAAACGGAGCTCCGCAGGAGAGCAGAG GTAATGGATAACACAGACATACATATTGTGCCCAACACCCTCATGATCGTTGGCCTGGCTTCCTTGGGCATCAACTACTTTGCATCAAAGATCTGTCAGGATGCCTTGGACGCAGGGCGATTCCCTCGCTGGAAGAACTTCCTGAAGCCCTACTTCGCTGTCTCTTGCTTCTTCACCGTGCTCATGCTGCTAGCCGTCATCATGAGCTACGCGATGAAGGGCAGTCTGGAGTCCTCTCTGAAGCTTGGCCTGAGGAACGGCATCCGCTTCTACAAGGACACGGACACCCCCGGACGCTGCTTCCAGAAGCAGAACATCGACCGCCTGCAGATGGAGTTCCAGTGCTGTGGAAATAATGATTTCAGAGACTGGTTTGAGGTCCAGTGGATCAGCAACCGCTACCTTGATTTCAGCTCCAAGGAAGTGAAAGA TCGCATCAAGAGCAATGTAGACGGACGTTACCTGGTGGATGGAGTCCCATTCAGTTGCTGTAACCCCAGGTCTCCACGACCATGCATCCAGTATCGCCTGACCAACAACTCAGCTCACTACAACTACGACTACCAAACTGAGGAGCTCAACATCTACCTTAGAGGCTGCAGAGAGGCCCTGGTCAACTACTACATGGGGTTGATGAACACCATTGGGGCTGGAGTGTTGTCAGTCTTCCTCCTACAG GCCTCTGTGTTGGTGAGCTTGCGCTTCTTGCAGACTGCCATGGAAGCAGTTGCAGGGAAGGAGAACACAGAGATCGAGACAGAAGGGTACTTGCTGGAGAATGGAGTGAAGGAAACCATGATGGAGTACCTGAACCCCGTGCTCACGTTCCTCTTGCTTAAAAACCAGGTGCAGGAAGGCGAAGAGACAACCCCTGGCCCTGCATCCACCTAA